The genomic stretch ATAAATATGCTCCAATAAATtttccgcacccaaaaatcagcgccctcttGCAATCATAATTCCAACCTACTACTTTATTACTTATGGATAACTTGActtctaattgacatgtacagtgtctaattattggtattttaggAATTGTCGGTGAAATATTGGAAAAATAATCCCTAGTTACCGCTAGATTTAAAAGGCAATATATTTTTACTACAGTATGCTATTGTTAGTACCTGTGACTACCTTGATAAAATGAAACGATATGTGTAACATAataattgtaagaattaacacAAAATACCGGATCGATCATCTACAATCTTGTCGCATCttcaaaacatttgtaaattaatgTTGCGATTTCTTTCTGTCACTACCTTACTTGATATGAATTTAATAGTTGACTTTTGACCCCTGTGAAAGTAGTATATACTACATTACGAATAAACTGTCATTCATTGGAATGGtggaaataatgaaatattgatcAAAATCCGCGAATTGGTATTAGTTGTCTTTTCGATGGACTGTTTTATGTCAGCAGAACCAGGGACCTTTAGATCTTCAGTCTAATGCTCTCCCAACTGAGCTATTTCGGCTGATAATCAACACAGCAGAACATATGCAATTACTTTTGaagtaattgtatattttaaacaAGTCCACAGTCCTATGTGGAATACCTTTTGATAAGAGCCGTTGGGTTAATAAAGTTAGATAACCTGGCCACCTGTTGGAATTGCAaacttttgacaagtttgaaatATGACATGATGACAGGCCATCTTGACACTGCGCGCATGACTGGAGCAATTATCGTCTGCATGGATTCTGACGACAGACaattttgtgaaatgacatcaaaacaaattataacTACTAATTATTAATAACAATCATAATTACGACAGAGATTTCGtttaaaaaatatcaatcaatcaatcaatcaatcaatcaatcaatcaaacaatttatatagcgcctgaaTCCATTACTCAGAATGTTCAAAGGCACTAGTCTAAAAGAGTTCATATCAAATGCTCTTATCATAGTTCAATATAATAAGTTATACTCAGGAATCAATGGTTTGTCTGCTTGGATGCAGATTTGGTGGTATTTATTCTAACGTTTTCTTGGAAAGTTTCCAAATCTGGAGGTTTAGCTAGTTATAATGACAGAACATGATTGAATAAATTGCCATGTTGctaatttttcaatttcagaTTCAAAATTGGAACAAAAAAGAGTGTTCTCTTGGTGAATGATGAATGGGGTACGTCAAAGGGAGGAATATCGACAGTTCATCGTCAACTGGCCCAACAAGCTAAAGATGCTGGGTTCGATGTTTATGTCACAGCACTAGAACTGAGTGAAGAGGATGCCAAAGATGCCAATGAAAAGGGGATCAATGTGATAACCGCGAGGAAGAAAGGACGTTCCTCGCCGAATTTGACTTGGATTAACACCATCTGGCTTATTTCCCCAAATTAGAAGAAGAAATACCAGATTTGAGCGTCATCGTTGGTCACATACCAATCACGTCAGAGGGGGCTCTAGACATTCGGAAGGAACGCTTTGCAGGGAAAGGTGTAAAGGTTTTCCTGTTTAATCATGTGATTCCAGAAGATATCGAAGAGTGGAAGTCTGGTACGACCCCAGAAACAACTGAAGAGAAAGAAAAACGTATCTTGGAACAGGTCAAGGAAGCTGATGCTGTATTCTCAGTTGGTCCAAGGATGCTCCACCATTTCGACAACAACTTCCGTGTCTTTGTCGACAGAAAGATGATACACAAACTGTACATCCCATATCCCGACAAACAGTTTTTCGACATCTCCATCAACCCACCAAACAAAGATAATCCTGTCATCAAGGTGTTGGCATTAGATCGAGTTGATGGTGTTGGAAAGTTGAAAGGTCATGATGTCATGGCAGCTGCCATGAGCAAAGTCTGCAACTTGTATCACGATGCAAAGTTAGGACACCCCCCAATATTGGTCATTAGAGGCATCCCAGAAGGAAAAGACAAAGAAAGTATGGAATTTATGAAGAAACATGTAAAGTCGAAATATTTGAAGATAACACCTCGTCCTTATGGAACACAGGACCAAATAAGGCAGGATATGCAAACAAGTCACCTTTTCGTCATGCCGTCCCGTAGTGAGCCATTTGGAATGGTTGGAATAGAAGCCATCGCTGCAGGTCTACCAACCCTGTTGACCACCAACTCAGGTTTAGCAGAATTGGTTGTTAAACGAGATATCTTCGGATCACGTGATGGCAAATCCATGGTTGTTGATGTTGGTCTTAACGATGCTGACTTGGAAGATGATATCAAGATTTGGGAAAAGCATATCAAAAGTGTGCTGCTGAGAGATGAGTACGAAGAAAATTTTAAACACGCCCAAGATTTGAAACAGCGCCTGAAGAAACTACCGGCAATCAAGAAAACACATGAGGATTTCGTCAAAGAGCTTGCAAAATAACATTGAGCAGAAGAAATACCAAATACACTTACAAGTCAAATATCATAAAGAGAGATACCTCTGACATGTATTTACAAGTTTGGTAGTTACTGTATTGTAAAAACCATCAATGATGACAGATGCATCTCCAACTGCAAGTGATGTCACATACACAATTATGCATAACAATTTGACAGCTTTCAAGTTGAAGTGACAGCATGCAGCTTATCAGATCAATAGTTTAATGACAACCGTATTGACGCCAAGCAACCCTCGTTCTTCGTTATTACTTGCACAGGTAAATGACCAATGCCCTCAGCCAGTATTAAAAGCAGTATTGTATAGCTTTGTAGAAGTTGAAGCCGGTGTGCTAATACTCACACACACCAACATATAAATGACCCATACCCATCGCAAGTAACCACAATGAAGTACTCTAGACTAGTCGATATAGAGCTTTGTAGAAGATACCGATGTCACACACCCTCGAACTCACAGGCAATTTTACCCATCGCACAACTGACAGCCAAAGAACAGTATTCGCTACAGAGCTTTGCACAAAATGAATCATATGCACATTCAACATGATCAAATACTTCCAGGCAAATAACCAGTATCCAGTAAATAGCCACAGTGCAGTACTGTATTCCTACAGAGTTTTGCAGGAATTGAAGCTGATGTCACATACCCACGAATTCAAATACATATACCGAATGACCTGTgcccaaaaatcattaatcatagTGCAGTATTCGCTATACTGCTTGGTAGCAGTTGAAGTCAAAGATATCACATATGTCGAGAACATTAAACTACTCAGGCCCGAATTATGAGACCGAATGGCAAACTATGTTTGAGCAACGAAGCAGGTAGTTTCACGCATTTGCCGTGTTCAGATGACaagatgtgaaacaacatatgctaagtccttgtttgtaatgtTAATCAATTGGAAAGAAAtagtaaatgtgtaaaatgttcgtacgtacaataacaaacttttgtaCACATTTGTTGGCAGTTTACAATATgttgagttataaacacagagtaggtcaattttatttcagattgatttttcaagtaggaagccatgataaaattgttgtataaatttaaaaatccaaaataaatacccaatcctcatccatgtgaCCACTTTAATGAAATTTAAACAGTTATCACCTATATGCTATTAAAAATGAAGAAGCAATCATATTTAGTACAGCTGTCAGCATATTTGTTAGTGTGTTGGTGAACtcaataaaatgtttataaCCAATTCTTCAATCGATACTTTATCAATTCCAAACAGCGAAAATTATCAGTATTAAACTATGATGACTATGGCCCGCTCAGTAATACTTAAATTTGCCGTTTCTTATGACCATTGCATTCGGAGTGCAGGCACTCTTGAAAAGTTTCATTTTCAGTTCTCTTTCAAGCTTCCTAAAGATTACTGCTGAAGCAGCTGTTGGCTTGGTAAACACACGAACATTGGACGTTTTATTTCTGCTTCTATTTTGTTTACCTTTCTTGGTGCAAATTTCACTCTCTTGATGCATGCCTTTAATTCCTAATTATGGACAAAAAGAAAATATGCTTTTCATTAGTTTTTTTCTCCGAAATGCTGAAGAGTTTTGTTGATGAGGATGTTTGTCCTATCGATTTTTTCTAATACGCCCTTTTGTCATCCGTGCACGTGCACAAGGGAATTATAACACCAAAATTGTGTTGGCATTTGTGAACCTTTGATATAATCATTATTAACAAAAGTAATGTCAGTTTCCTTAGTAAATCACTTGGAAAGTTTGTCTATATCTGCTTGATTAGCTGTGTGATAGGTAGTCCTGTTTTAGACATCGGATCGACGCTCAGATGGTTACCGAACAATGCCGGATGGAGGATGACTATTCGTGCAAGCTCTCTACATAAATTGCTTTCAAAAGTTAACACAATTGCCCAAGGGTTTAGCAGATAGACCATCCGATAGCCTAGAAACTTCACAATCTGGCGAACGACATGGCAAAGCCAGGCAATTCTGTCTCTGAGCTAGCTGTTCGAGGAagcaatgaaaatatattcctTAACCCCCCACTACAATCATGAGAAGCGAACACATAATGACAATGAAAGCATCATTATAATAATGCAGATACATCTGATACATTACCTTGACAAGATCAGACTTTACTTTCTTTTGCGAAGTGATTGAAGAACTGCAAGGTCTCATTGATTTCCTGGTTGACTTTTTTTGAGATGTTATACAGAACTTGAGTCTACACTGAACTCCAACGCCATTGGAATCTCGTCTTGGATGGAGACAAGCATTTTAGGGGACGAACGTTTTGATATTCCTTTCTGTATGGGAGTGACAGTACCAGTCTTCTGTGGTGCTATGCACACAGTGAGAAGTGCTGTTTTACGAAAGAATTCCATTATTCctaattttgttttctaaaacGTGATCCTCCCTCAACTTGGCCTCAAGTACCTTACTCTCAAacatgaaccccccccccccattgaatCTTTGTTAAACATTGGGCTGATATGCTGTCCGACGTAAAACGGAGCACAATTCTCAGAACCAACCGTAAAGACGAACGACTCtatcccaccacattgataattttaaagACACTGATTATTTCCAACTATTATACCTCATAGTGAAATGTGTGAAGACACTGCAATAATTATttcctgtgtttggatctaattcTAGTAATTGCTTAGCTGTAGGCCAGAATCCCCAAAGACTAAATGGGTACACTACAGACATTGTCGGGACTTAGTTCAACATCCcaactccaccacattatcacAAATATCTTTCCACACTGTTCGACCTTCACTCATGTTAGACCCACACCTCTCTTGATGCCACTACTAACACGTGATTCATTGAATGATTGTCAACAGCGATTTGCCTGAAATGTTCTGATATTACAGTACAAcagtggcagtggtgggattgACTGACATGTTCTGATATTGGAGTACAGTGGTAGCAGTGGTGGGATTGACTGATATGTCCTGATATTACAGTACAgtggtgacagtggtgggattGACTGATATGTCCTGATATTACAGtacagtggtggcagtggtgggattgACTGATATGTCCTGATATTACAGtacagtggtggcagtggtgggattgACTGACATGTTCTGATATTGGAGTACAGTGGTAGCAGTGGTGGGATTGACTGATATGTCCTGATATTACAGtacagtggtggcagtggtgggattgactgatatgttctgatattacagtacagtggtggcagtggttgGATTGACTGATATGTCCTGATGTTACAGTACAATGGTGGCAGGTGGGATTAACTAATATGTTCTGATATTGGGGTACAGtgatggcagtggtgggattgactgatatgttctgatattgGGGTACAGtgatggcagtggtgggattgactgatatgttctgatattgGGGTACAGtgatggcagtggtgggattgactgatatgttctgatattggggtacagtggtggcagtggtgggattgactgatatgttctgatattacagtacagtggtggcagtggtgggattgACTGATATGTCCTGATATTGGGGTACAGtgatggcagtggtgggattgactgatatgttctgatattacagtacagtggtggcagtggtgggattgactgatatgttctgatattactgtacagtggtggcagtggtgggattgACTGATATGTCCTGATGTTACAGTACAATGGTGGCAGGGGGGATTAACTAATATGTTCTGATATTGGGGTACAGtgatggcagtggtgggattgactggtatgttttgatattacagtacaatggtggcagtggtgggatctAGCAGCTGAGAAATGTGTGTGACATGGTAGACAGCAATGGCATGcccaaatcacaaaataatgcaaagttagataatacaGTGCACTGACTAAAGTAAAATGGGGCTAATAAAATATTGGAGTCTTTTTTGAAGAAATTTCTTTTAAAGTTCTTTTTGAAAATCCGATATTTTAGGACCTTTCTAGGGTGGTAAGTTTAATATATTAATGTTTTGCAACTGGTTAGTATATACGATCATATATACATCGTATagcttttttctttttcaaaccataaatagaaaataaataaataaaggacAACATCGAACCAATATTCGGACAACATCGAACCAATATTCAAATAGCACTTTATTATAtggatattttgttttcaagttacATTCTTCTCTCGATACAGCGACCGTCCTTTCAGAACCGACAAGAAATCTCATGAACCTTGTACATGATCTGTGGCTGTCCAATTGGAGAGAATGAGTTGCGTGGACGACTGCCCTATCCTATGGCAAATTCCTCGTTATTCCAACATCACCAAGTTTTTCCTATAATGTTTAACACGTTTATTAGAAATCAATTCGGTACACAACTTGAGATATATGATCGACATATATGCTAATCAGATGCAAAACAAGTCTTAATATGTAGAATCTAATATGTAAAGTGGATGACATTTTTGAACCTGACTGATAGAGATAGATCAGCGTTGCTGTGTGGTCTAGTAATACAAGACAGCCAATCTCTTGAGTTTTCACCCCCGGATTACAGAGGTCACTCAAAATGTCGTTTTCTGAAATGGTCTCAAGTTCACATAAcctttcattttccaaaagcaAAAAAGAACTATCTTGagataattttcattttcataaatcatcatttttccaaaatatttcatttcaagatAGAGAGAGATGAATTTATGTGTGTGAACATAGACATTGGGGAACGATGAGAATTTACGGCGGGCGTGGGGATGGGGGCTGAGGTGAACATATTTTGGTTTAAGTTTTTTCGCAGCTCCCCTTCActctttcaaaacatttcatgccccccccccctgcaatgAACCTTCGAAGCCGGCCCCCAGGCTACACgagtttgtatatgtgtgtgtcacaAGATGGTCCAAAATACGACACAACTGTGACTTAATTTGGAATGAGTCAAAAAGGTGAAGGGTGGAGTATGGTGATGGAGAAAGATGTACACAGATTGAGGCCATTTAGTAgcataacatttcaaaacagacacattattgaaagccatagagtactttaAAAGtatcttcaataccccaatttactctcaatacattattacaCAACTGTATGGCTACATTTCAACCTATACGCTTGGCTATCGACTACATCACAAacgtacaaggtaaacgactgctccctGAGGTTTGATTTTGTTCAAAGAGTCAATTTTACTctgagagagagcgagagacagacagacagacagacagacagacagacagacagacagacagacaggggaggggaggggagagaaATTAAGGCATACACAAACATTCAAATCATTCTCATGGCAGAGCCCCGCCACATCACTGAATATAGGGTTAAGAACTTATTGTGGTGAAGCTgcaataaattttgtaaatgtacctgaggtttaatttggttcaaatcatgagctaAATACttcgtgcccccccccccttcagaccatcagaatgttCATGCCCCCACCCTTTCGCACCCCAATCCTTTAAAAATCACGAGACTCCAGACGAGACAATCAATCAAAACTAAATAGACATGACAGATCCAAAGGAAATATCAGCGAGTAACTTGTTACACCTATTAAAGGCGAGAAACaaatgtgtgtttctgataacatgacctCAGAAAATAGCATAGATAGGTatgaatttgatttgatctttacctttttcattgtttttatttttgaaaaatatggcttcaacccaaaaacaaacgaaatgtcagtcagaatactcctgtgatattttgatgaaatatattaGCTTACAGACATCACCAGGGAAAGGAAACAGACGTACATGAAGGTCAAAAAGCCAAAGAATTTCTTAACATTCgttttaaatattatatttaaaaagtgtttaggtcggcggcttaaactaggatcGGTCGGGTTATTAGCCTAATAAATTGTCTCTTGTGAGGAATTACAGCAGTATTGAAAAACGGACAAAGGTCAGTTTTCAGTGTACATTGTTGTGTTGGCGAATCGATTCAAAAATATCTGTGAACTTCTATTATGGCTGTTACGTCCAGACACGTGTTGAGTATTAAAGTtagagaaaatgaaaatgggTCACCATTGGTCTAACTCGACAAACAGCTTAGCGCAACATTCTTAATCTTGCTATATTTCATCATCTGGCTTGAGATATAGCTGGTtagtattgctacatttcactgttatatttgatatcatatgAGTCAGCGGACTGTTACACAGTAAATGATTTACCAGTTTTGTCCGAAGATAATGGTATTTTATGCAAAGACATGACACTCTATTCCAGGGTACATGGTTTTAATCACTTTGGTGACCCACTTAACCTACTTCTGAGAAAACTTGTATTTCGCTGAATTCAGTCAAGTAGTGACCATTTGAATAATTGTGATTGGACGACTAGaattatcatttgcataattgggtGGCgttagtattcaatttgaacttttattccaaacacaacttgaaaatttacctgaaattttcgagtgcacacttcagtctttgtcaacagatttgaATACTAGTACTGTGGTTTACCAatacagatgaatttccatttgaagattGTCTAACGTTGTTGTctgttgaccaatcagaattTATATTTATGATGGGCGTGAATCTTGGAAATCCCCGTTTTAATTGTTACTAATAATAGTAAAAATAACTGTGCATATTCATTCAGCTGTGGTCCATTTTCAGTCTTATTCCTGACTACAATAGCTTAGGTGAGTAATATACTAGCGATATAACCGTCAAAGCTTTCTGTCAAATGTTAAGACTATTGTCACCATGTCTAGAACGTTTTTCAGTCTTTTATAAACGTATATAGCATTTCACGACTCAAACTATGTGACACTATCCGGAACCtcacatctcagaccactgttacagaaattataattttaatgGTTTAAGAGCACATTGAATGATAATGAATACCATCATGTCATTCCTTGAAATAACCAAAATATATATCTtcacatctcagaccactgtaaaatagcAATTTTACAATGGTGGTTTGACATCAAGCTAAATCACGTCTTTGAATGCCCTCACGATGTTTACCTTGGAAATTACACCCACAGAGGGAGTAGTGTGGTAGAATTGACTTTTCAGCTCATTGCCGCTCAACCATAGTTCCGACGACAGCCTTACATCACAGCGCCCAGCTTGAAGAGTCTAATTGTCAGATTATTTGTTCTATGTATGCAGATACTGATGATAACATGGCTTCTGACAACACTGCTGGTGCAAGGTAAGGCTTTACAAATTAATATCGGGTGTTAATTAAACTTGAACTTTACTTTAAAAGCTGCACTACCTGCAACCGGAAAGTTTTattatgaaactgttttgttagatataataccttactcgtaatatcatacaccctgtacacagtacagtattgaatcacctgtggggaTGCATATTTGTAGCTGAATACATAAATATGCTCCAATAAATtttccacacccaaaaatcagcgccctcttGCAATCATAATTCCAacctactactatactacttatggataactTGAcatctaattgacatgtacaatatctaattattggtattttaggAATTGTCGGTGAAATATTGGAAAAATAatccccagttacagctagatttaaaagacaatatattttTACTATAGTATGCTATTGTTATTACCTGTGACTACCTTGATAAAATGAAACGATATGTGTAACAATTAATAATTGTAAGAATTAAGACAAAATACAGAATCTTGTCGCATCTTCAAAACATTTCTAAATTCATGTTAAAATTTCTTTCTGTCACTACCTTAGTTGATATGAATGTAATTGTTGACTTTTGACCCCTGTGAAAGTAGTATATACTACATTACGAATAAACTGTCATTCATTGGAATGGtggaaataatgaaatattgatcAAAATCCGCGAATTGGTATTAGTTGTCTCTTCGATGGACTGTTTTATGTCCGCAGAACCAGGGACCTTTAGATCTTCAGTCTAATGCTCTCCCAACTGAGCTATTTCGGCTGATAATCAACACAGCAGAACATATGCAATTACTTTTGaagtaattgtatattttaaacaAGTCCACAGTCCTATGTGGAATACCTTTTGATAAGAGCCGTTGGGTTAATAAAGTTAGATAACCTGGCCACCTGTTGGAATTGCAAACTTTTAACAAGTTTGAAATATGACACGATGACAACATCTTGACACTGCGCGCATGACTGGAGCTATTGTCGTCTGCATGGATTCTGACGACAGACaattttgtgaaatgacatcaaaacaaattataacTACTAATTATTAATAACAATCATAATTACGAcagatttcttttaaaaaatatcaatcaatcaatcaatcaatcaaacaatttatatagcgcctgaaTCCATTACTCAGAATGTTCAAAGGCACTAGTCTAAAAGAGTTCATATCAAATGCTCTTATCATAGTTCAATATAATAAGTTATACTCAGGAATCAATGGTTTGTCTGCTTGGATGCAGATTTGGTGGTATTTATTCTAACGTTTTCTTGGAAAGTTTCCAAATCTGGAGGTTTAGCTAGTTATAATGACAGAACATGATTGAATAAATTGACATGTTGctcatttttcaatttcagaTTCAAAATTGGAACAAAAAAGAGTGTTCTGTTGGTGAATGATGAATGGGGTACGTCAAAGGGAGGAATATCGACAGTTCATCGTCAACTGGCCCAACAAGCTAAAGATGCTGGGTTCGATGTTTATGTCACAGCACTAGAACTGAATGAAGAGGATGCCAAAGATGCCAATGAAAAGGGGATCAATGTGATAACCGCGAGGAAGAAAGGATACACACCTCCAGATTTGACTTGGATTAACACCACTCATCGGACGTATTTCCCCAAATTAGAAGAAGAAATACCAAATTTGAGCGTCATCGTTGGTTACATACCAATCACGTCAGAGGGGGCTCTAGACATTCGGAAGGAATGCTTTGCAGGGAAAGGTGTCAAGGTTTTCCTGTTTAATCATGTGATTCCAGAAGATATCGAAGAGTGGAAGTCAGGATCGACCCCAAAAACAACTGAAGAGAAAGAAAACCGTATCCTGGAACAGGTTAAGGAAGCTGATGCTGTATTCTCAGTTGGTCCAAGGATGTTCAACCATTTCGACAACAACTTCCGTGTCTTTGTCGACAGAGTGATACACAAGCTGTACATCCCATATCCCGACAAACAGTTTTTCGACATTTCCATCAACCCACCAAATAAAGACAATCCTGTCATCAAGGTGTTGACATTAGGTCGAGTTGATGGCGTTGGGCACCTGAAAGGTTACGATGTCATGGCAGCTGCCATGAGCAGAGTCTGCGACTTGTATCACAAAGCAAACTTAGGACAACCCCCAATATTGGTCATTAGAGGCATCCCAGAaggaaaagagaaagaaagTATGGAATTCATCAAGAAACATGTAGAGTCGAAATATTTGAAGGTAATACCTCTTCCTTATGGAACACAGGACCAAATAAGGCAAGATATGCAAACAAGTCACCTTTTCGTCATGCCGTCTCGTAGTGAGCCATTTGGAATGGTTGGAATAGAAGCCATCGCTGCAGGTCTACCAACCCTGTTGACCATCAACTCTGGTTTGGCAGAATTGGTTGTTCAACCAGATATCTTCGGATCACGTGATGGAAAATTCATGGTTGTCGATGTTGGTCTTAATGACGTTCATTTGGCAGACGACATCAAGATTTGGGAAAAGCATATCATACGTGTGCTGAGAGATGATTACCAGGGCAACTTTGAACATGCCCGAAAATTGAAAGAACGCCTGAAGAAACTACCGGCTATCAAGGAAACACACGAGGATTTCGTCAAGGAGCTGGCAAAATAACATTGAGGATAAGTACCAAGTACACATACATGCCAAACATCATAGACGTCATAAATAATATGGTGTTTCTGGTATATATGCAGATAAGTTGAGATGAAACTCCGAAAGTCAACATCACAGTTAAGTTTAAAACACTGCAACAGGTGACAAAATTCAAGTATCATGGCCAAACACAATCACTGATGATGGCAGGTGTGAAATCGAAGGTAGAGCATGGATTGAGACCGCTTGAGGAGATGCATTTAATGTTGCACTCTGTCACCCTATTATTTGCACCAAAAACTCGTACTTTAAATGATATGCTTCGTGATAAACTAGAAGCAATTGCAATGTTGATCTTCTGGCATATGCTGAGGATGCCATAAAATAACCATATATTACAAATGATTGCGTTATCGTCTAAAAGACAACGAGGAAGAAGTTGCTCATGACAGGATTAGTATCTGATGTGAGAAGGAAAGGGAGACAACGTATGAAGTGGTCAACAGATGTGAcagaatggatggatggagctGAGCTATGCTAAATGTGACAGGCTTATGTATGGCAGGGAGGACTGGAGAATCCAGACCGTCAACTCCTCCGCAGACGACACCAAATCTGACCCACATGCATATGACACTGCCAGTATGTGTGAACAACTTAGGTAGTACTGGAAAACCATCAATGATGACAAATGTATCTCCAAGTGATGTTACATACCATTGGCCAGCAATGAAGTTGAAATTAGAGGCAGATCAAAGGCAATGACAACTGTATTGAGCCGTAGACGGCCACAATGCA from Glandiceps talaboti chromosome 12, keGlaTala1.1, whole genome shotgun sequence encodes the following:
- the LOC144443364 gene encoding uncharacterized protein LOC144443364 — encoded protein: MASDNTAGARFKIGTKKSVLLVNDEWGTSKGGISTVHRQLAQQAKDAGFDVYVTALELNEEDAKDANEKGINVITARKKGYTPPDLTWINTTHRTYFPKLEEEIPNLSVIVGYIPITSEGALDIRKECFAGKGVKVFLFNHVIPEDIEEWKSGSTPKTTEEKENRILEQVKEADAVFSVGPRMFNHFDNNFRVFVDRVIHKLYIPYPDKQFFDISINPPNKDNPVIKVLTLGRVDGVGHLKGYDVMAAAMSRVCDLYHKANLGQPPILVIRGIPEGKEKESMEFIKKHVESKYLKVIPLPYGTQDQIRQDMQTSHLFVMPSRSEPFGMVGIEAIAAGLPTLLTINSGLAELVVQPDIFGSRDGKFMVVDVGLNDVHLADDIKIWEKHIIRVLRDDYQGNFEHARKLKERLKKLPAIKETHEDFVKELAK